In Macadamia integrifolia cultivar HAES 741 chromosome 1, SCU_Mint_v3, whole genome shotgun sequence, a single window of DNA contains:
- the LOC122072347 gene encoding wall-associated receptor kinase 2-like → MNWFNFSVSNLLNFDPNVDETGYPQVPVVYDWVVDNKTCAEAKKNLTNYACGNNNDCIISKNGLGYSYNCSQGYQGNPYLSDGCQDIDECADPNSNPCSGSCTNLPGTYKCSCPPRYLGNGEKIGSGCIPPQKQFPVIPVTVGTALGCLFLLIVSILGLCIYQKRKVEKLKKKFFKQNGGFLLKQQLTSREGLVEAAKIFTEEELKQVTNNYTPSQILSRGGYGTIYKGVLSNHRTVAIKKSEVVDESQIEQFINEVVILSQINHRNVVKLLGCCLESEVPILVYEFVTNNTLFHHIHGEGSNSSISWDNRLRIAAETSEAITYLHSAASPPIIHRDIKSVNILLDDNYTAKMADFGASRLVPLDQTQISTVVQGTLGYLDPEYLQSSQLTEKSDVYNFGVVLVELLTGKKAVHSNGPGKETCLAMHFVTSTKEGRVWDILDDRVIPEGSKEQLHEVLKLAERCLRVKGGERPTMKEVTMELQRLSKYQRHPGAAQNPEKVDCIFGEASNLHSNTFGYDSLTNEERPTMKEVTIELQGLRKYQRHIEVTRDPHTRVTQDPELVVSVFGQPSDLYGHNTFGYDSLTNQVIISLDVIPVPLPLLEEALMVLVVAAAVPPMRRSFAFVVRRPTLPAIDCLPMAWRPIIHVNPASSGNPRSAARNVTAASASPMVKTNCPDKCGNISVPYPFGLGNDESCYRSFGFGLTCNYSYNPPKLFSGNIEVLDLSFQGQMRLWSYVSGDCFNNFGQPTNSNIPSMELFLDTFSYSDTENKFTTLGCDTSSYIIGSGGLNFTTGCSMICSNRSDVTNGSCTGIGCCQNSIPKGFKNYIIELKSFRNHIQVIDFNPCSYAFLVDMNWFNFTVSDLLNFSSYVDNEGFSRVPVVYDWAIDNKTCAEAKTNMTNYACGNNSDCIISKNGLGYSCNCSQGYRGNPYLPYGCQDINECENPITNPCSGICTNLPGSYKCSCPTGYFGDGKKIGSGCIALQKQFPVIPVTVGTALGCLFLLLVSFLGLYVYQKRKVDKLKQKFFKQNGGFLLKQQLSSREGPVEAAKIFTEEELKQATNNYAQNQILGRGGYGTVYKGILPNHRTVAIKKSKVVDESQIEQFINEVVILSQINHRNVVKLLGCCLESEVPILVYEFVTNNTLFHHIHGEGSNSPISWDNRLRIAAETSEAIAYLHSAASPPIIHRDIKSANILLDDNYMAKMADFGASRLVPLDQTQISTVVQGTLGYLDPEYLQSSQLTEKSDVYSFGVVLVELLTGKKAVHSNGPGKETCLAMHFVTSTKEGRVWDILDDRVIPEGSKEQLHEVLKLAERCLRVKGEERPTMKEVTMELQRLSKYQRHPGVAQNPEKVDCIFGEASDLHSNTFGYDSLTDQVMISLDGGR, encoded by the exons ATGAACTGGTTCAACTTCTCTGTCTCCAATCTCTTGAATTTCGACCCCAACGTAGATGAAACAGGTTATCCGCAAGTCCCAGTGGTGTACGACTGGGTAGTAGATAATAAGACTTGCGCTGAAGCTAAGAAAAACCTAACTAATTATGCTTGCGGCAACAACAACGACTGTATCATCtccaagaatggtcttgggtataGCTACAACTGTTCCCAAGGTTATCAAGGGAATCCTTACCTGTCAGATGGATGCCAAG ATATAGATGAATGTGCAGATCCAAATAGTAATCCTTGCAGTGGGAGTTGTACCAACCTTCCTGGGACTTACAAATGCTCTTGCCCGCCTCGTTATCttggaaatggggaaaaaattggAAGTGGATGCATTCCTCCTCAAAAGCAATTTCCAGTGATTCCGGTCACTGTAg GTACTGCCTTAGGCTGCTTGTTTCTACTTATTGTTAGCATTTTGGGGCTTTGCATATATCAAAAGAGAAAGGTTGAAAAACTCAAGAAGAAATTCTTCAAGCAAAATGGAGGTTTCTTGTTAAAGCAACAACTAACTTCCCGTGAAGGCCTTGTTGAAGCTGCCAAAATCTTTACAGAAGAAGAACTAAAGCAGGTGACTAACAACTATACTCCGAGCCAGATCCTTAGTCGAGGAGGCTATGGCACAATATACAAGGGAGTTCTATCTAATCATAGAACTGTTGCCATTAAGAAATCAGAAGTTGTTGATGAAAGTCAGATAGAGCAATTCATAAATGAGGTGGTTATTCTCTCCCAAATCAACCATAGAAATGTTGTAAAACTATTGGGTTGTTGCTTAGAGTCTGAGGTTCCAATATTAGTGTATGAATTTGTTACAAACAACACCCTATTTCACCATATCCATGGCGAGGGGAGCAATTCTTCTATTTCATGGGATAATCGACTGCGGATAGCTGCGGAAACATCAGAAGCAATCACTTATTTGCATTCTGCAGCTTCGCCACCAATCATTCACAGAGATATTAAGTCTGTAAACATtctcttggatgataattataCGGCGAAGATGGCAGATTTTGGCGCATCAAGGTTGGTTCCTTTAGACCAAACTCAAATAAGTACAGTCGTCCAAGGAACATTGGGGTACTTGGACCCTGAGTACCTTCAATCAAGTCAACTCACAGAAAAGAGTGATGTTTATAATTTTGGTGTAGTACTAGTGGAGCTATTAACCGGAAAGAAAGCAGTCCATTCAAATGGGCCAGGTAAAGAGACATGTCTAGCCATGCATTTTGTCACTTCAACTAAAGAGGGTAGGGTTTGGGATATTCTAGATGATCGGGTTATACCTGAAGGAAGCAAAGAGCAACTCCATGAAGTTTTAAAACTTGCTGAGAGATGTTTAAGAGTAAAAGGGGGAGAAAGGCCTACAATGAAGGAAGTGACAATGGAATTGCAGCGGTTGAGCAAGTATCAGAGGCACCCTGGGGCTGCACAAAATCCGGAGAAGGTGGATTGTATTTTTGGCGAAGCATCAAACTTGCATAGTAACACTTTTGGATATGATAGTTTGACTAATGAAGAAAGACCCACAATGAAGGAAGTGACAATAGAACTGCAAGGGTTGAGAAAGTATCAAAGGCACATTGAGGTCACACGAGATCCCCACACTAGGGTCACACAGGATCCCGAGCTGGTGGTCAGTGTTTTTGGCCAACCATCAGACTTGTATGGTCACAACACTTTTGGGTATGATAGTTTGACTAATCAAGTGATAATATCATTAGATG TTATTCCAGTTCCTCTTCCTTTGCTTGAAGAGGCGCTGATGGTGCTAGTGGTTGCTGCGGCAGTCCCACCTATGAGACGATCATTCGCATTTGTGGTTAGGAGGCCTACCCTTCCGGCCATAGATTGCCTTCCGATGGCG TGGCGCCCAATTATTCATGTGAATCCTGCTTCGAGTGGGAATCCCCGGTCAGCTGCAAGAAACGTGA CTGCAGCATCTGCATCGCCAATGGTGAAGACGAATTGTCCAGACAAATGTGGGAACATCTCAGTTCCTTACCCCTTTGGCCTCGGAAATGATGAAAGCTGTTACAGATCCTTTGGGTTTGGGCTAACCTGCAACTACAGCTACAACCCTCCAAAACTGTTCTCAGGGAACATAGAAGTTCTAGATCTTTCATTCCAAGGCCAAATGCGTTTATGGTCCTATGTAAGTGGAGATTGCTTCAACAACTTCGGCCAACCAACTAATTCGAACATCCCCTCTATGGAATTGTTTTTGGACACCTTTTCGTACTCCGACACAGAGAATAAATTCACAACTCTGGGTTGCGACACCTCCTCTTACATCATTGGCTCCGGTGGCCTGAACTTCACGACTGGGTGTAGCATGATTTGCAGCAACAGATCTGATGTGACCAATGGTTCCTGCACTGGCATCGGCTGTTGCCAGAACTCAATTCCAAAGGGCTTCAAAAACTACATTATAGAGCTCAAAAGCTTCAGAAATCACATCCAGGTCATTGATTTCAATCCTTGTAGCTATGCTTTCCTCGTGGACATGAACTGGTTCAACTTCACCGTCTCAGATCTCTTGAATTTTAGCTCCTACGTCGATAATGAAGGTTTTTCGCGAGTCCCAGTTGTGTATGACTGGGCAATAGATAATAAGACCTGCGCTGAAGCGAAAACAAACATGACTAATTACGCATGCGGCAACAACAGTGACTGTATCATCTCCAAGAATGGTCTTGGATATAGCTGCAACTGTTCTCAAGGTTACCGAGGGAACCCTTATCTTCCATATGGATGCCAAG ACATAAATGAATGTGAAAATCCAATTACTAATCCTTGCAGTGGAATCTGTACCAATCTTCCCGGAAGTTACAAATGCTCTTGCCCAACTGGTTATTTTGGAGAcggaaaaaaaattggaagtgGATGCATTGCTCTTCAAAAACAATTTCCAGTGATTCCGGTCACCGTag GTACTGCCTTAGGCTGCTTGTTTCTACTTCTTGTTAGCTTTTTGGGGCTTTACGTATATCAAAAGAGAAAGGTTGACAAACTCAAGCAGAAATTCTTCAAGCAAAATGGAGGTTTCTTGTTAAAGCAACAATTATCTTCCCGTGAGGGCCCTGTTGAAGCTGCCAAAATATTTACAGAAGAAGAACTAAAGCAGGCAACTAACAACTATGCTCAGAACCAGATCCTTGGCCGAGGAGGCTATGGTACAGTATACAAGGGAATTCTACCTAATCATAGAACTGTTGCTATTAAGAAATCAAAAGTAGTTGATGAAAGTCAGATAGAGCAATTCATAAATGAGGTGGTTATTCTCTCCCAAATCAACCATAGAAATGTTGTAAAGCTATTGGGTTGTTGCTTAGAGTCTGAGGTTCCTATATTAGTGTATGAATTTGTTACAAACAACACCCTATTCCACCATATTCATGGCGAGGGGAGCAATTCTCCTATTTCATGGGATAATCGACTGCGGATAGCTGCGGAAACATCGGAGGCAATCGCTTATTTGCATTCTGCAGCTTCGCCACCTATCATTCATAGAGATATTAAGTCTGCAAACATtctcttggatgataattataTGGCAAAGATGGCAGATTTTGGTGCATCAAGGTTGGTTCCTTTAGACCAAACTCAAATAAGTACAGTTGTCCAAGGAACATTGGGGTACTTGGACCCCGAGTACCTTCAATCAAGTCAACTCACAGAaaagagtgatgtttatagTTTTGGTGTAGTACTAGTGGAGCTATTAACTGGAAAGAAAGCAGTCCATTCTAATGGCCCAGGTAAAGAGACATGTCTAGCCATGCATTTTGTCACTTCAACCAAAGAGGGTAGGGTTTGGGATATTCTAGATGATCGGGTTATACCTGAAGGAAGCAAAGAGCAACTCCATGAAGTTTTAAAACTTGCTGAGAGATGTTTAAGAgtaaaaggggaagaaaggcCTACAATGAAGGAAGTGACAATGGAACTGCAGCGGTTGAGCAAGTATCAAAGGCACCCTGGGGTTGCACAAAATCCGGAGAAGGTGGATTGTATTTTTGGCGAAGCATCAGACTTGCATAGTAACACTTTTGGATATGATAGTTTGACTGATCAAGTGATGATATCATTagatggagggagatga